Proteins found in one Etheostoma spectabile isolate EspeVRDwgs_2016 chromosome 14, UIUC_Espe_1.0, whole genome shotgun sequence genomic segment:
- the znf384a gene encoding zinc finger protein 384a isoform X4, which translates to MKLPSLCYRKHVAYVSVGDDRETEDQRFDNEKINSSLLNKIMDDSHFNSSYFWSPVPTVQGQIENTMFLNKAKEQLGPEKTNVPSYSHSSASTTSSPHYPTAVLAIPGSVDAGSGLRLVPKQEGGGSTAGLGGPGGMSGLGGHLHQSHTTQNITVVPVPSTGIMTADKKQDIAIPPAVVMPTPSKRGRKSKQMLGRVGGVLPPGSDALILAHLAAGGQHHTADPYDLSNDEDEHTNKDGPKSYRCRMCAVTFFSKSDMQIHAKSHTEAKPHKCPHCSKSFANSSYLAQHIRIHSGAKPYTCTYCQKTFRQLSHLQQHTRNHTEAKPHKCPHCSKSFANSSYLSQHIRIHTGAKPYACSYCQKTFRQLSHLQQHTRIHTGDRPYKCNHPGCEKAFTQLSNLQSHRRQHNKDKPYKCHNCNRGYTDAASLEVHLSTHTVKHAKLFSCGLCNRSYTSETYLMKHMRKHNPDPLTVAATVAAQQAQGLTPGGGRGRGRGRGRGAGGGGVGRAGQLQSQTNPNNNTQNPNPGPPGSYQQATEAVVQCPFDLHQYKTVSASEIQYKPVTVADLPVAHKDLCLTVSTSAIQVEHMNS; encoded by the exons ATGAAACTTCCTTCTTTGTGCTACAGAAAACATGTTGCCTATGTGTCAGTGGGAGATGATCGGGAAACAGAAGATCAGAGGTTTGATAATGAAAAGATAAACAGTAGTCTTTTAAACA AAATAATGGACGATTCCCATTTCAACTCATCATACTTTTGGTCTCCCGTCCCCACTGTACAAGGACAG ATCGAGAACACCATGTTCCTGAACAAGGCAAAGGAGCAGCTGGGTCCAGAGAAGACCAATGTGCCCTCTTACTCTCACTCCTCTGCGTCTACCACCTCCTCCCCCCACTACCCCACGGCTGTGCTCGCCATCCCTGGTTCAGTGGACGCAGGGTCCGGGTTGCGGTTGGTCCCCAAACAGGAAGGTGGTGGGAGCACAGCAGGACTAGGTGGGCCTGGCGGCATGAGTGGGCTCGGGGGACACCTGCACCAGTCGCACACGACCCAGAACATCACCGTTGTACCTGTTCCCTCGACAGGTATCATGACTGCAG ACAAGAAGCAGGACATTGCTATCCCTCCTGCAGTTGTCATGCCCACTCCATCAAAGCGAGGCAGGAAGAGCAAACAGATGTTGGGCAGAGTGGGTGGGGTCCTCCCTCCTGGAAGTGATGCATTAATACTGGCACACCTTGCTGCTGGGGGGCAG CACCACACTGCTGACCCATATGACCTGTCAAATGATGAGGATGAGCATACCAACAAAGATGGACCCAAATCCTACAG GTGTCGGATGTGTGCAGTGACGTTCTTCAGCAAGTCAGACATGCAGATCCACGCCAAGTCCCACACAGAGGCCAAGCCCCACAAGTGCCCCCACTGCTCCAAGTCATTTGCCAACTCCAGCTACCTGGCCCAGCACATCCGCATTCACAGCGGGGCAAAGCCCTACACCTGCACCTACTGCCAGAAAACATTCAGGCAGCTCAGTCACCTACAGCAGCACACACG AAACCACACGGAGGCCAAGCCCCACAAGTGCCCCCACTGCTCCAAGTCGTTTGCCAACTCCAGCTACCTGTCCCAGCACATCCGCATCCACACCGGGGCCAAGCCCTACGCCTGCTCCTACTGCCAGAAAACATTCAGGCAGCTCAGTCACCTACAGCAGCACACACG GATTCATACCGGCGACCGGCCGTATAAGTGTAACCATCCTGGCTGTGAAAAAGCTTTCACTCAGTTGTCCAACCTACAG TCTCACCGTCGGCAGCACAACAAAGACAAGCCGTACAAATGCCACAACTGTAACCGTGGTTACACAGATGCTGCCAGCCTGGAGGTGCACCTGTCCACACACACCGTCAAACATGCCAAGCTGTTCTCCTGTGGCCTCTGTAACCGTTCCTATACCTCA GAAACGTATCTAATGAAACACATGAGGAAGCACAACCCCGACCCGCTAACAGTGGCAGCAACCGTAGCGGCTCAGCAGGCCCAGGGCCTTACGCCAGGCGGAGGCAGGGGCCGAGGCCGCGGCCGGGGGAGAGGTGCTGGTGGAGGAGGTGTGGGCAGAGCGGGCCAGCTCCAAAGCCAGACCAACCCTAACAACAACACCCAGAACCCTAACCCTGGGCCCCCAGGCAGCTACCAGCAGGCCACGGAAGCTGTGGTTCAGTGCCCGTTTGACCTGCACCAGTACAAGACAGTGTCCGCCAGCGAGATCCAGTACAAACCAGTCACTGTGGCGGACCTGCCAGTGGCCCACAAAGACCTCTGCCTCACCGTCTCCACATCAGCCATACAGGTGGAGCACATGAACTCATAG
- the znf384a gene encoding zinc finger protein 384a isoform X1 — protein sequence MKLPSLCYRKHVAYVSVGDDRETEDQRFDNEKINSSLLNKIMDDSHFNSSYFWSPVPTVQGQIENTMFLNKAKEQLGPEKTNVPSYSHSSASTTSSPHYPTAVLAIPGSVDAGSGLRLVPKQEGGGSTAGLGGPGGMSGLGGHLHQSHTTQNITVVPVPSTGIMTAAGLVITTPQGTLVPTASTQSFVAGHPTATTMIVSAVHPSHTDKKQDIAIPPAVVMPTPSKRGRKSKQMLGRVGGVLPPGSDALILAHLAAGGQHHTADPYDLSNDEDEHTNKDGPKSYRCRMCAVTFFSKSDMQIHAKSHTEAKPHKCPHCSKSFANSSYLAQHIRIHSGAKPYTCTYCQKTFRQLSHLQQHTRNHTEAKPHKCPHCSKSFANSSYLSQHIRIHTGAKPYACSYCQKTFRQLSHLQQHTRIHTGDRPYKCNHPGCEKAFTQLSNLQSHRRQHNKDKPYKCHNCNRGYTDAASLEVHLSTHTVKHAKLFSCGLCNRSYTSETYLMKHMRKHNPDPLTVAATVAAQQAQGLTPGGGRGRGRGRGRGAGGGGVGRAGQLQSQTNPNNNTQNPNPGPPGSYQQATEAVVQCPFDLHQYKTVSASEIQYKPVTVADLPVAHKDLCLTVSTSAIQVEHMNS from the exons ATGAAACTTCCTTCTTTGTGCTACAGAAAACATGTTGCCTATGTGTCAGTGGGAGATGATCGGGAAACAGAAGATCAGAGGTTTGATAATGAAAAGATAAACAGTAGTCTTTTAAACA AAATAATGGACGATTCCCATTTCAACTCATCATACTTTTGGTCTCCCGTCCCCACTGTACAAGGACAG ATCGAGAACACCATGTTCCTGAACAAGGCAAAGGAGCAGCTGGGTCCAGAGAAGACCAATGTGCCCTCTTACTCTCACTCCTCTGCGTCTACCACCTCCTCCCCCCACTACCCCACGGCTGTGCTCGCCATCCCTGGTTCAGTGGACGCAGGGTCCGGGTTGCGGTTGGTCCCCAAACAGGAAGGTGGTGGGAGCACAGCAGGACTAGGTGGGCCTGGCGGCATGAGTGGGCTCGGGGGACACCTGCACCAGTCGCACACGACCCAGAACATCACCGTTGTACCTGTTCCCTCGACAGGTATCATGACTGCAG CCGGGTTAGTGATCACCACCCCTCAAGGCACACTGGTCCCCACTGCCTCCACGCAGTCATTTGTAGCTGGACACCCCACTGCCACCACCATGATAGTATCTGCAGTGCACCCCTCACATACAG ACAAGAAGCAGGACATTGCTATCCCTCCTGCAGTTGTCATGCCCACTCCATCAAAGCGAGGCAGGAAGAGCAAACAGATGTTGGGCAGAGTGGGTGGGGTCCTCCCTCCTGGAAGTGATGCATTAATACTGGCACACCTTGCTGCTGGGGGGCAG CACCACACTGCTGACCCATATGACCTGTCAAATGATGAGGATGAGCATACCAACAAAGATGGACCCAAATCCTACAG GTGTCGGATGTGTGCAGTGACGTTCTTCAGCAAGTCAGACATGCAGATCCACGCCAAGTCCCACACAGAGGCCAAGCCCCACAAGTGCCCCCACTGCTCCAAGTCATTTGCCAACTCCAGCTACCTGGCCCAGCACATCCGCATTCACAGCGGGGCAAAGCCCTACACCTGCACCTACTGCCAGAAAACATTCAGGCAGCTCAGTCACCTACAGCAGCACACACG AAACCACACGGAGGCCAAGCCCCACAAGTGCCCCCACTGCTCCAAGTCGTTTGCCAACTCCAGCTACCTGTCCCAGCACATCCGCATCCACACCGGGGCCAAGCCCTACGCCTGCTCCTACTGCCAGAAAACATTCAGGCAGCTCAGTCACCTACAGCAGCACACACG GATTCATACCGGCGACCGGCCGTATAAGTGTAACCATCCTGGCTGTGAAAAAGCTTTCACTCAGTTGTCCAACCTACAG TCTCACCGTCGGCAGCACAACAAAGACAAGCCGTACAAATGCCACAACTGTAACCGTGGTTACACAGATGCTGCCAGCCTGGAGGTGCACCTGTCCACACACACCGTCAAACATGCCAAGCTGTTCTCCTGTGGCCTCTGTAACCGTTCCTATACCTCA GAAACGTATCTAATGAAACACATGAGGAAGCACAACCCCGACCCGCTAACAGTGGCAGCAACCGTAGCGGCTCAGCAGGCCCAGGGCCTTACGCCAGGCGGAGGCAGGGGCCGAGGCCGCGGCCGGGGGAGAGGTGCTGGTGGAGGAGGTGTGGGCAGAGCGGGCCAGCTCCAAAGCCAGACCAACCCTAACAACAACACCCAGAACCCTAACCCTGGGCCCCCAGGCAGCTACCAGCAGGCCACGGAAGCTGTGGTTCAGTGCCCGTTTGACCTGCACCAGTACAAGACAGTGTCCGCCAGCGAGATCCAGTACAAACCAGTCACTGTGGCGGACCTGCCAGTGGCCCACAAAGACCTCTGCCTCACCGTCTCCACATCAGCCATACAGGTGGAGCACATGAACTCATAG
- the znf384a gene encoding zinc finger protein 384a isoform X5, whose amino-acid sequence MKLPSLCYRKHVAYVSVGDDRETEDQRFDNEKINSSLLNKIMDDSHFNSSYFWSPVPTVQGQIENTMFLNKAKEQLGPEKTNVPSYSHSSASTTSSPHYPTAVLAIPGSVDAGSGLRLVPKQEGGGSTAGLGGPGGMSGLGGHLHQSHTTQNITVVPVPSTGIMTAAGLVITTPQGTLVPTASTQSFVAGHPTATTMIVSAVHPSHTDKKQDIAIPPAVVMPTPSKRGRKSKQMLGRVGGVLPPGSDALILAHLAAGGQHHTADPYDLSNDEDEHTNKDGPKSYRCRMCAVTFFSKSDMQIHAKSHTEAKPHKCPHCSKSFANSSYLAQHIRIHSGAKPYTCTYCQKTFRQLSHLQQHTRIHTGDRPYKCNHPGCEKAFTQLSNLQSHRRQHNKDKPYKCHNCNRGYTDAASLEVHLSTHTVKHAKLFSCGLCNRSYTSETYLMKHMRKHNPDPLTVAATVAAQQAQGLTPGGGRGRGRGRGRGAGGGGVGRAGQLQSQTNPNNNTQNPNPGPPGSYQQATEAVVQCPFDLHQYKTVSASEIQYKPVTVADLPVAHKDLCLTVSTSAIQVEHMNS is encoded by the exons ATGAAACTTCCTTCTTTGTGCTACAGAAAACATGTTGCCTATGTGTCAGTGGGAGATGATCGGGAAACAGAAGATCAGAGGTTTGATAATGAAAAGATAAACAGTAGTCTTTTAAACA AAATAATGGACGATTCCCATTTCAACTCATCATACTTTTGGTCTCCCGTCCCCACTGTACAAGGACAG ATCGAGAACACCATGTTCCTGAACAAGGCAAAGGAGCAGCTGGGTCCAGAGAAGACCAATGTGCCCTCTTACTCTCACTCCTCTGCGTCTACCACCTCCTCCCCCCACTACCCCACGGCTGTGCTCGCCATCCCTGGTTCAGTGGACGCAGGGTCCGGGTTGCGGTTGGTCCCCAAACAGGAAGGTGGTGGGAGCACAGCAGGACTAGGTGGGCCTGGCGGCATGAGTGGGCTCGGGGGACACCTGCACCAGTCGCACACGACCCAGAACATCACCGTTGTACCTGTTCCCTCGACAGGTATCATGACTGCAG CCGGGTTAGTGATCACCACCCCTCAAGGCACACTGGTCCCCACTGCCTCCACGCAGTCATTTGTAGCTGGACACCCCACTGCCACCACCATGATAGTATCTGCAGTGCACCCCTCACATACAG ACAAGAAGCAGGACATTGCTATCCCTCCTGCAGTTGTCATGCCCACTCCATCAAAGCGAGGCAGGAAGAGCAAACAGATGTTGGGCAGAGTGGGTGGGGTCCTCCCTCCTGGAAGTGATGCATTAATACTGGCACACCTTGCTGCTGGGGGGCAG CACCACACTGCTGACCCATATGACCTGTCAAATGATGAGGATGAGCATACCAACAAAGATGGACCCAAATCCTACAG GTGTCGGATGTGTGCAGTGACGTTCTTCAGCAAGTCAGACATGCAGATCCACGCCAAGTCCCACACAGAGGCCAAGCCCCACAAGTGCCCCCACTGCTCCAAGTCATTTGCCAACTCCAGCTACCTGGCCCAGCACATCCGCATTCACAGCGGGGCAAAGCCCTACACCTGCACCTACTGCCAGAAAACATTCAGGCAGCTCAGTCACCTACAGCAGCACACACG GATTCATACCGGCGACCGGCCGTATAAGTGTAACCATCCTGGCTGTGAAAAAGCTTTCACTCAGTTGTCCAACCTACAG TCTCACCGTCGGCAGCACAACAAAGACAAGCCGTACAAATGCCACAACTGTAACCGTGGTTACACAGATGCTGCCAGCCTGGAGGTGCACCTGTCCACACACACCGTCAAACATGCCAAGCTGTTCTCCTGTGGCCTCTGTAACCGTTCCTATACCTCA GAAACGTATCTAATGAAACACATGAGGAAGCACAACCCCGACCCGCTAACAGTGGCAGCAACCGTAGCGGCTCAGCAGGCCCAGGGCCTTACGCCAGGCGGAGGCAGGGGCCGAGGCCGCGGCCGGGGGAGAGGTGCTGGTGGAGGAGGTGTGGGCAGAGCGGGCCAGCTCCAAAGCCAGACCAACCCTAACAACAACACCCAGAACCCTAACCCTGGGCCCCCAGGCAGCTACCAGCAGGCCACGGAAGCTGTGGTTCAGTGCCCGTTTGACCTGCACCAGTACAAGACAGTGTCCGCCAGCGAGATCCAGTACAAACCAGTCACTGTGGCGGACCTGCCAGTGGCCCACAAAGACCTCTGCCTCACCGTCTCCACATCAGCCATACAGGTGGAGCACATGAACTCATAG
- the znf384a gene encoding zinc finger protein 384a isoform X2, whose translation MLPMCQWEMIGKQKIREIMDDSHFNSSYFWSPVPTVQGQIENTMFLNKAKEQLGPEKTNVPSYSHSSASTTSSPHYPTAVLAIPGSVDAGSGLRLVPKQEGGGSTAGLGGPGGMSGLGGHLHQSHTTQNITVVPVPSTGIMTAAGLVITTPQGTLVPTASTQSFVAGHPTATTMIVSAVHPSHTDKKQDIAIPPAVVMPTPSKRGRKSKQMLGRVGGVLPPGSDALILAHLAAGGQHHTADPYDLSNDEDEHTNKDGPKSYRCRMCAVTFFSKSDMQIHAKSHTEAKPHKCPHCSKSFANSSYLAQHIRIHSGAKPYTCTYCQKTFRQLSHLQQHTRNHTEAKPHKCPHCSKSFANSSYLSQHIRIHTGAKPYACSYCQKTFRQLSHLQQHTRIHTGDRPYKCNHPGCEKAFTQLSNLQSHRRQHNKDKPYKCHNCNRGYTDAASLEVHLSTHTVKHAKLFSCGLCNRSYTSETYLMKHMRKHNPDPLTVAATVAAQQAQGLTPGGGRGRGRGRGRGAGGGGVGRAGQLQSQTNPNNNTQNPNPGPPGSYQQATEAVVQCPFDLHQYKTVSASEIQYKPVTVADLPVAHKDLCLTVSTSAIQVEHMNS comes from the exons ATGTTGCCTATGTGTCAGTGGGAGATGATCGGGAAACAGAAGATCAGAG AAATAATGGACGATTCCCATTTCAACTCATCATACTTTTGGTCTCCCGTCCCCACTGTACAAGGACAG ATCGAGAACACCATGTTCCTGAACAAGGCAAAGGAGCAGCTGGGTCCAGAGAAGACCAATGTGCCCTCTTACTCTCACTCCTCTGCGTCTACCACCTCCTCCCCCCACTACCCCACGGCTGTGCTCGCCATCCCTGGTTCAGTGGACGCAGGGTCCGGGTTGCGGTTGGTCCCCAAACAGGAAGGTGGTGGGAGCACAGCAGGACTAGGTGGGCCTGGCGGCATGAGTGGGCTCGGGGGACACCTGCACCAGTCGCACACGACCCAGAACATCACCGTTGTACCTGTTCCCTCGACAGGTATCATGACTGCAG CCGGGTTAGTGATCACCACCCCTCAAGGCACACTGGTCCCCACTGCCTCCACGCAGTCATTTGTAGCTGGACACCCCACTGCCACCACCATGATAGTATCTGCAGTGCACCCCTCACATACAG ACAAGAAGCAGGACATTGCTATCCCTCCTGCAGTTGTCATGCCCACTCCATCAAAGCGAGGCAGGAAGAGCAAACAGATGTTGGGCAGAGTGGGTGGGGTCCTCCCTCCTGGAAGTGATGCATTAATACTGGCACACCTTGCTGCTGGGGGGCAG CACCACACTGCTGACCCATATGACCTGTCAAATGATGAGGATGAGCATACCAACAAAGATGGACCCAAATCCTACAG GTGTCGGATGTGTGCAGTGACGTTCTTCAGCAAGTCAGACATGCAGATCCACGCCAAGTCCCACACAGAGGCCAAGCCCCACAAGTGCCCCCACTGCTCCAAGTCATTTGCCAACTCCAGCTACCTGGCCCAGCACATCCGCATTCACAGCGGGGCAAAGCCCTACACCTGCACCTACTGCCAGAAAACATTCAGGCAGCTCAGTCACCTACAGCAGCACACACG AAACCACACGGAGGCCAAGCCCCACAAGTGCCCCCACTGCTCCAAGTCGTTTGCCAACTCCAGCTACCTGTCCCAGCACATCCGCATCCACACCGGGGCCAAGCCCTACGCCTGCTCCTACTGCCAGAAAACATTCAGGCAGCTCAGTCACCTACAGCAGCACACACG GATTCATACCGGCGACCGGCCGTATAAGTGTAACCATCCTGGCTGTGAAAAAGCTTTCACTCAGTTGTCCAACCTACAG TCTCACCGTCGGCAGCACAACAAAGACAAGCCGTACAAATGCCACAACTGTAACCGTGGTTACACAGATGCTGCCAGCCTGGAGGTGCACCTGTCCACACACACCGTCAAACATGCCAAGCTGTTCTCCTGTGGCCTCTGTAACCGTTCCTATACCTCA GAAACGTATCTAATGAAACACATGAGGAAGCACAACCCCGACCCGCTAACAGTGGCAGCAACCGTAGCGGCTCAGCAGGCCCAGGGCCTTACGCCAGGCGGAGGCAGGGGCCGAGGCCGCGGCCGGGGGAGAGGTGCTGGTGGAGGAGGTGTGGGCAGAGCGGGCCAGCTCCAAAGCCAGACCAACCCTAACAACAACACCCAGAACCCTAACCCTGGGCCCCCAGGCAGCTACCAGCAGGCCACGGAAGCTGTGGTTCAGTGCCCGTTTGACCTGCACCAGTACAAGACAGTGTCCGCCAGCGAGATCCAGTACAAACCAGTCACTGTGGCGGACCTGCCAGTGGCCCACAAAGACCTCTGCCTCACCGTCTCCACATCAGCCATACAGGTGGAGCACATGAACTCATAG
- the znf384a gene encoding zinc finger protein 384a isoform X3 — MDDSHFNSSYFWSPVPTVQGQIENTMFLNKAKEQLGPEKTNVPSYSHSSASTTSSPHYPTAVLAIPGSVDAGSGLRLVPKQEGGGSTAGLGGPGGMSGLGGHLHQSHTTQNITVVPVPSTGIMTAAGLVITTPQGTLVPTASTQSFVAGHPTATTMIVSAVHPSHTDKKQDIAIPPAVVMPTPSKRGRKSKQMLGRVGGVLPPGSDALILAHLAAGGQHHTADPYDLSNDEDEHTNKDGPKSYRCRMCAVTFFSKSDMQIHAKSHTEAKPHKCPHCSKSFANSSYLAQHIRIHSGAKPYTCTYCQKTFRQLSHLQQHTRNHTEAKPHKCPHCSKSFANSSYLSQHIRIHTGAKPYACSYCQKTFRQLSHLQQHTRIHTGDRPYKCNHPGCEKAFTQLSNLQSHRRQHNKDKPYKCHNCNRGYTDAASLEVHLSTHTVKHAKLFSCGLCNRSYTSETYLMKHMRKHNPDPLTVAATVAAQQAQGLTPGGGRGRGRGRGRGAGGGGVGRAGQLQSQTNPNNNTQNPNPGPPGSYQQATEAVVQCPFDLHQYKTVSASEIQYKPVTVADLPVAHKDLCLTVSTSAIQVEHMNS, encoded by the exons ATGGACGATTCCCATTTCAACTCATCATACTTTTGGTCTCCCGTCCCCACTGTACAAGGACAG ATCGAGAACACCATGTTCCTGAACAAGGCAAAGGAGCAGCTGGGTCCAGAGAAGACCAATGTGCCCTCTTACTCTCACTCCTCTGCGTCTACCACCTCCTCCCCCCACTACCCCACGGCTGTGCTCGCCATCCCTGGTTCAGTGGACGCAGGGTCCGGGTTGCGGTTGGTCCCCAAACAGGAAGGTGGTGGGAGCACAGCAGGACTAGGTGGGCCTGGCGGCATGAGTGGGCTCGGGGGACACCTGCACCAGTCGCACACGACCCAGAACATCACCGTTGTACCTGTTCCCTCGACAGGTATCATGACTGCAG CCGGGTTAGTGATCACCACCCCTCAAGGCACACTGGTCCCCACTGCCTCCACGCAGTCATTTGTAGCTGGACACCCCACTGCCACCACCATGATAGTATCTGCAGTGCACCCCTCACATACAG ACAAGAAGCAGGACATTGCTATCCCTCCTGCAGTTGTCATGCCCACTCCATCAAAGCGAGGCAGGAAGAGCAAACAGATGTTGGGCAGAGTGGGTGGGGTCCTCCCTCCTGGAAGTGATGCATTAATACTGGCACACCTTGCTGCTGGGGGGCAG CACCACACTGCTGACCCATATGACCTGTCAAATGATGAGGATGAGCATACCAACAAAGATGGACCCAAATCCTACAG GTGTCGGATGTGTGCAGTGACGTTCTTCAGCAAGTCAGACATGCAGATCCACGCCAAGTCCCACACAGAGGCCAAGCCCCACAAGTGCCCCCACTGCTCCAAGTCATTTGCCAACTCCAGCTACCTGGCCCAGCACATCCGCATTCACAGCGGGGCAAAGCCCTACACCTGCACCTACTGCCAGAAAACATTCAGGCAGCTCAGTCACCTACAGCAGCACACACG AAACCACACGGAGGCCAAGCCCCACAAGTGCCCCCACTGCTCCAAGTCGTTTGCCAACTCCAGCTACCTGTCCCAGCACATCCGCATCCACACCGGGGCCAAGCCCTACGCCTGCTCCTACTGCCAGAAAACATTCAGGCAGCTCAGTCACCTACAGCAGCACACACG GATTCATACCGGCGACCGGCCGTATAAGTGTAACCATCCTGGCTGTGAAAAAGCTTTCACTCAGTTGTCCAACCTACAG TCTCACCGTCGGCAGCACAACAAAGACAAGCCGTACAAATGCCACAACTGTAACCGTGGTTACACAGATGCTGCCAGCCTGGAGGTGCACCTGTCCACACACACCGTCAAACATGCCAAGCTGTTCTCCTGTGGCCTCTGTAACCGTTCCTATACCTCA GAAACGTATCTAATGAAACACATGAGGAAGCACAACCCCGACCCGCTAACAGTGGCAGCAACCGTAGCGGCTCAGCAGGCCCAGGGCCTTACGCCAGGCGGAGGCAGGGGCCGAGGCCGCGGCCGGGGGAGAGGTGCTGGTGGAGGAGGTGTGGGCAGAGCGGGCCAGCTCCAAAGCCAGACCAACCCTAACAACAACACCCAGAACCCTAACCCTGGGCCCCCAGGCAGCTACCAGCAGGCCACGGAAGCTGTGGTTCAGTGCCCGTTTGACCTGCACCAGTACAAGACAGTGTCCGCCAGCGAGATCCAGTACAAACCAGTCACTGTGGCGGACCTGCCAGTGGCCCACAAAGACCTCTGCCTCACCGTCTCCACATCAGCCATACAGGTGGAGCACATGAACTCATAG
- the znf384a gene encoding zinc finger protein 384a isoform X6, which produces MFLNKAKEQLGPEKTNVPSYSHSSASTTSSPHYPTAVLAIPGSVDAGSGLRLVPKQEGGGSTAGLGGPGGMSGLGGHLHQSHTTQNITVVPVPSTGIMTAAGLVITTPQGTLVPTASTQSFVAGHPTATTMIVSAVHPSHTDKKQDIAIPPAVVMPTPSKRGRKSKQMLGRVGGVLPPGSDALILAHLAAGGQHHTADPYDLSNDEDEHTNKDGPKSYRCRMCAVTFFSKSDMQIHAKSHTEAKPHKCPHCSKSFANSSYLAQHIRIHSGAKPYTCTYCQKTFRQLSHLQQHTRNHTEAKPHKCPHCSKSFANSSYLSQHIRIHTGAKPYACSYCQKTFRQLSHLQQHTRIHTGDRPYKCNHPGCEKAFTQLSNLQSHRRQHNKDKPYKCHNCNRGYTDAASLEVHLSTHTVKHAKLFSCGLCNRSYTSETYLMKHMRKHNPDPLTVAATVAAQQAQGLTPGGGRGRGRGRGRGAGGGGVGRAGQLQSQTNPNNNTQNPNPGPPGSYQQATEAVVQCPFDLHQYKTVSASEIQYKPVTVADLPVAHKDLCLTVSTSAIQVEHMNS; this is translated from the exons ATGTTCCTGAACAAGGCAAAGGAGCAGCTGGGTCCAGAGAAGACCAATGTGCCCTCTTACTCTCACTCCTCTGCGTCTACCACCTCCTCCCCCCACTACCCCACGGCTGTGCTCGCCATCCCTGGTTCAGTGGACGCAGGGTCCGGGTTGCGGTTGGTCCCCAAACAGGAAGGTGGTGGGAGCACAGCAGGACTAGGTGGGCCTGGCGGCATGAGTGGGCTCGGGGGACACCTGCACCAGTCGCACACGACCCAGAACATCACCGTTGTACCTGTTCCCTCGACAGGTATCATGACTGCAG CCGGGTTAGTGATCACCACCCCTCAAGGCACACTGGTCCCCACTGCCTCCACGCAGTCATTTGTAGCTGGACACCCCACTGCCACCACCATGATAGTATCTGCAGTGCACCCCTCACATACAG ACAAGAAGCAGGACATTGCTATCCCTCCTGCAGTTGTCATGCCCACTCCATCAAAGCGAGGCAGGAAGAGCAAACAGATGTTGGGCAGAGTGGGTGGGGTCCTCCCTCCTGGAAGTGATGCATTAATACTGGCACACCTTGCTGCTGGGGGGCAG CACCACACTGCTGACCCATATGACCTGTCAAATGATGAGGATGAGCATACCAACAAAGATGGACCCAAATCCTACAG GTGTCGGATGTGTGCAGTGACGTTCTTCAGCAAGTCAGACATGCAGATCCACGCCAAGTCCCACACAGAGGCCAAGCCCCACAAGTGCCCCCACTGCTCCAAGTCATTTGCCAACTCCAGCTACCTGGCCCAGCACATCCGCATTCACAGCGGGGCAAAGCCCTACACCTGCACCTACTGCCAGAAAACATTCAGGCAGCTCAGTCACCTACAGCAGCACACACG AAACCACACGGAGGCCAAGCCCCACAAGTGCCCCCACTGCTCCAAGTCGTTTGCCAACTCCAGCTACCTGTCCCAGCACATCCGCATCCACACCGGGGCCAAGCCCTACGCCTGCTCCTACTGCCAGAAAACATTCAGGCAGCTCAGTCACCTACAGCAGCACACACG GATTCATACCGGCGACCGGCCGTATAAGTGTAACCATCCTGGCTGTGAAAAAGCTTTCACTCAGTTGTCCAACCTACAG TCTCACCGTCGGCAGCACAACAAAGACAAGCCGTACAAATGCCACAACTGTAACCGTGGTTACACAGATGCTGCCAGCCTGGAGGTGCACCTGTCCACACACACCGTCAAACATGCCAAGCTGTTCTCCTGTGGCCTCTGTAACCGTTCCTATACCTCA GAAACGTATCTAATGAAACACATGAGGAAGCACAACCCCGACCCGCTAACAGTGGCAGCAACCGTAGCGGCTCAGCAGGCCCAGGGCCTTACGCCAGGCGGAGGCAGGGGCCGAGGCCGCGGCCGGGGGAGAGGTGCTGGTGGAGGAGGTGTGGGCAGAGCGGGCCAGCTCCAAAGCCAGACCAACCCTAACAACAACACCCAGAACCCTAACCCTGGGCCCCCAGGCAGCTACCAGCAGGCCACGGAAGCTGTGGTTCAGTGCCCGTTTGACCTGCACCAGTACAAGACAGTGTCCGCCAGCGAGATCCAGTACAAACCAGTCACTGTGGCGGACCTGCCAGTGGCCCACAAAGACCTCTGCCTCACCGTCTCCACATCAGCCATACAGGTGGAGCACATGAACTCATAG